From the Chloroflexus aurantiacus J-10-fl genome, one window contains:
- a CDS encoding CBS domain-containing protein: protein MTNKTKTTVPVEQEIRYWMRTPAITINLAAPLSEALALMREHDIRRLPVVVDTGELRGIITQGDIRGADIMRVAGLDPVDIAQALRNVKVYEVMTEDPIAVTPETSLREAALLMIENKIGGLPVIDENKRVIGIITESDLFEALVQQLETHPRF from the coding sequence ATGACGAACAAAACAAAAACGACCGTTCCGGTCGAACAAGAGATTCGCTACTGGATGCGCACACCGGCTATCACCATCAACCTGGCTGCGCCACTCAGCGAAGCGCTGGCCCTGATGCGCGAGCACGACATCCGGCGGCTACCGGTGGTGGTTGATACGGGTGAATTGCGCGGCATTATCACACAGGGTGACATTCGCGGCGCCGATATTATGCGGGTCGCCGGTCTCGATCCGGTCGATATTGCCCAGGCCCTGCGTAATGTAAAGGTCTACGAGGTCATGACCGAAGACCCAATTGCGGTTACGCCGGAGACCAGTCTGCGCGAGGCGGCGTTGTTGATGATCGAGAACAAGATTGGCGGCTTACCGGTGATTGACGAAAACAAGCGTGTGATCGGCATCATCACCGAGAGCGATCTGTTCGAGGCGCTGGTGCAGCAGCTTGAGACGCATCCGCGGTTCTGA
- a CDS encoding response regulator: MADSDILLIEDSPSQALNFRLMLERAGYQVQVAPDGLTGWRTARTQLPRMILLDIDLPALDGFQVLSRLKRDQQTRNIPVVMLTHRDRIDSVQRALDLGANDYLFKDDVPYELLNVVSQILALSGQE, translated from the coding sequence ATGGCTGATTCCGATATCCTGCTCATCGAGGATAGCCCCAGTCAGGCGCTCAACTTTCGCTTGATGCTGGAGCGGGCCGGTTATCAGGTGCAGGTGGCGCCTGACGGCCTGACCGGATGGCGTACTGCCCGCACCCAGTTACCACGCATGATCCTGCTCGATATTGACTTGCCTGCGCTTGATGGATTTCAGGTATTGAGCCGCTTGAAGCGCGATCAGCAGACCAGAAACATTCCGGTCGTGATGCTGACCCATCGTGATCGGATAGATAGTGTGCAACGCGCACTCGATTTGGGTGCTAACGATTATCTCTTCAAAGATGATGTGCCCTATGAACTGCTCAATGTCGTATCACAAATTCTGGCCCTATCCGGGCAGGAATAG
- a CDS encoding chemotaxis protein CheW, with protein MKNQTFLTFRVGLQTFSLPVDVVVQVVRLPALTMLAEAPPAIAGLLNLHGHLIPVLIGHVLLDQHGSVGINSFVIVIGHNIEHPILGLIVDEVYDVVTVSADRFVPLEYENRLLCASLRIDDQIVLVLEPSALFERASLRQTFTTVPV; from the coding sequence ATGAAGAATCAAACGTTTCTTACTTTTCGAGTTGGTCTGCAAACCTTTTCGCTGCCGGTAGATGTCGTCGTTCAGGTGGTGCGTCTGCCGGCGCTCACCATGCTTGCTGAAGCACCACCGGCAATAGCCGGCTTACTGAATCTGCACGGTCACTTAATCCCGGTGCTGATCGGTCATGTTCTGCTCGATCAACATGGTTCTGTGGGGATCAATAGCTTTGTGATCGTTATCGGTCATAACATTGAGCATCCCATACTGGGTTTGATCGTTGATGAAGTGTACGATGTGGTGACGGTATCTGCTGACCGGTTCGTGCCGCTGGAATATGAGAATAGACTCTTGTGCGCATCGCTACGCATCGATGATCAGATCGTACTGGTGCTTGAGCCATCGGCGCTGTTTGAGCGAGCCAGTTTGCGCCAAACGTTCACAACCGTGCCGGTTTAA
- the selD gene encoding selenide, water dikinase SelD: protein MDKREQIRLTTLAACAGUAAKLGPGALTTMLATLRIPPQAQVLVGLTEGDDAAVYQLNSDTALVQTVDFFPPIVDDPYTYGAIAAANALSDVYAMGGKPLFALAIAAFPDDLDQSVMSAILQGGIDKAAEAGVAVVGGHTVSDREPKYGLCVTGTIDPRQIITKAGAQPGDRLLISKPLGTGVITTAAKRDTITAADLATAIGSMLTLNRQIAELMIQVDIHAATDVTGYGLLGHAGEIARQSKVALHITADAVPLLPGALAYTEAGMIPGGLRRNLEFATSFTTFAPTVPPVYQLLLADPQTSGGLLIAAPPHAAAALQALCAEVGQPLWEIGEVIDGSGIVVR, encoded by the coding sequence ATGGACAAACGCGAACAGATTCGTTTGACAACTCTGGCTGCATGCGCCGGCTGAGCAGCGAAGTTGGGGCCGGGTGCTCTGACGACGATGCTGGCGACGTTGCGCATTCCACCCCAGGCTCAGGTGTTGGTCGGCCTGACTGAAGGTGATGACGCGGCAGTCTACCAATTGAATAGCGATACCGCCCTGGTACAGACGGTTGATTTCTTCCCGCCCATCGTTGATGACCCGTACACCTATGGCGCTATCGCCGCTGCCAATGCCCTGAGCGATGTCTACGCAATGGGAGGGAAGCCATTGTTTGCGTTGGCCATCGCTGCCTTCCCCGATGACCTGGATCAGTCAGTGATGTCGGCGATCTTGCAGGGTGGCATTGACAAAGCTGCCGAAGCCGGGGTAGCGGTTGTGGGTGGGCATACCGTAAGCGACCGTGAGCCGAAATATGGCCTCTGTGTGACCGGTACGATTGATCCACGACAGATTATCACGAAAGCCGGTGCCCAACCGGGTGATCGGTTGTTGATCAGTAAGCCGCTCGGTACCGGTGTGATCACGACGGCAGCCAAACGTGACACCATCACCGCTGCTGATCTGGCAACTGCTATCGGTTCGATGTTAACGCTCAATCGCCAGATCGCCGAACTGATGATTCAGGTTGACATCCACGCTGCAACTGATGTCACCGGCTACGGGTTACTCGGCCACGCCGGCGAGATCGCCCGCCAGAGCAAGGTGGCGCTGCATATCACAGCCGACGCCGTACCGCTCTTGCCCGGCGCACTCGCTTACACAGAAGCCGGGATGATCCCCGGCGGCTTGCGCCGTAACCTTGAATTTGCGACGTCATTTACCACCTTTGCCCCTACTGTTCCCCCTGTCTATCAACTGCTGCTGGCCGATCCGCAAACCTCTGGCGGATTGTTGATCGCTGCACCGCCACACGCTGCTGCTGCCTTGCAGGCACTCTGCGCTGAAGTTGGGCAACCGCTGTGGGAGATCGGTGAAGTGATCGATGGTAGTGGTATCGTTGTTCGATAA
- a CDS encoding hybrid sensor histidine kinase/response regulator, with protein MLSDDDIQAQVLAVFRAEQAEHRQTIIDILLDLERTPDHPRRRDLVDHLFRAAHSLKGGARAAGVKSVEQIAHHIEHIFAALRQNQLTLTADICDVIYQALDVIGALMEQAVPGQIDDQDALDDLLAHLMAIGQNMRDGDATSLSPSSFTPEDHTRQSAPSLAAETSVRVDVAVLDNLMSEMGELLTSTLRTRQLARDLQELARLPERWQRAWRRTAPFLRHGSSLHANGQLIPQSQQQIVIDMLRQANDVISALGTRLSQLAYQARDNHDLLADISTRMQAQVQRTRMSPLSRIVGSLRLHVRDLARSAGKEVTFVVEDSGAEADRQVLDQVYEICLHLLRNAVDHGIEPPEVRKARGKPPTGLIRLTANASSDRLNLVISDDGAGIDREDIKRHALQLGLLSQHDSEHADDAMVLDLIFTPGFSTKSHVSELSGRGVGLDVVRTTVERMGGSVTVMSVPGQGTTFTLALPLTLMRTRGLLMYVNNQVFALPVDSLRRVVQVNRTQLHTLEGRPVVLVDGRPLQLISMARLIGFSSETVIDFPGPKPALLIGSNERQIACIVDSIGEEIDLVVHRLPPPLQRVRFVSGAAILADGSVAPILDAVDLLRAALTVEHAVMLPTANPTPAHSPTILVVDDSITTRTLEKNILEAAGYRVVLATDGQEALERLHNLQNQGGCQLVLSDIDMPRLNGFDLTRQIRTDPAFRHLPVVLVTSLDSPADRERGLAAGADAYIVKRAFDQQALLETIARLL; from the coding sequence ATGCTCTCTGATGACGATATTCAGGCGCAGGTGCTGGCCGTCTTTCGCGCAGAACAGGCCGAGCATCGTCAAACCATCATCGATATTCTGCTCGATCTGGAGCGGACACCAGATCACCCTCGCCGTCGTGATCTGGTTGATCACCTGTTTCGAGCCGCTCACAGTCTGAAAGGTGGGGCACGCGCTGCTGGTGTCAAAAGCGTTGAGCAGATCGCTCATCACATTGAGCATATCTTTGCGGCCCTGCGCCAGAACCAGCTTACGCTCACCGCCGATATCTGTGATGTGATTTATCAGGCGCTTGATGTTATTGGCGCGTTGATGGAACAGGCGGTGCCGGGGCAAATAGACGATCAGGACGCATTGGATGACTTACTCGCTCATCTGATGGCAATCGGCCAGAACATGCGCGACGGCGACGCAACCAGTCTATCACCATCTTCATTTACGCCAGAAGATCACACCCGGCAGTCGGCGCCATCGCTGGCCGCCGAAACAAGTGTCCGGGTTGATGTGGCTGTTCTCGACAATTTGATGAGCGAAATGGGGGAGTTGTTAACAAGTACGCTGCGTACCCGTCAGCTTGCCCGTGATCTGCAAGAACTGGCCCGGCTGCCTGAGCGCTGGCAGCGCGCCTGGCGGCGAACTGCACCGTTCCTGCGCCACGGATCGTCGTTGCATGCCAATGGTCAGCTCATTCCGCAAAGTCAACAACAGATTGTCATCGACATGCTCAGGCAGGCAAATGACGTTATCAGTGCACTCGGTACAAGATTGTCTCAGCTTGCCTATCAGGCCCGCGATAATCACGATCTCCTGGCCGATATTAGCACGCGGATGCAGGCCCAGGTGCAGCGTACTCGTATGTCGCCCCTGAGTAGAATTGTCGGTTCATTACGCCTGCACGTGCGCGATTTGGCTCGTAGCGCCGGCAAAGAAGTGACATTTGTCGTCGAAGACTCTGGGGCAGAAGCTGATCGCCAGGTCCTTGATCAGGTGTATGAGATTTGTCTGCATTTGCTCCGCAATGCAGTGGATCATGGGATTGAACCCCCTGAGGTGCGTAAGGCCAGGGGGAAACCACCTACCGGTCTGATCCGCCTGACGGCGAACGCCAGCAGTGACCGCCTCAATCTTGTGATTAGTGACGATGGCGCCGGGATTGATCGAGAAGATATCAAACGGCATGCGCTTCAGCTCGGTCTGTTGAGTCAACATGACAGTGAGCATGCTGACGATGCGATGGTTCTCGATCTCATCTTTACTCCAGGGTTCTCGACCAAATCGCATGTCAGTGAGTTGTCGGGACGGGGGGTTGGCCTTGATGTCGTGCGAACGACTGTCGAGCGGATGGGAGGGAGCGTGACGGTAATGAGTGTTCCCGGTCAGGGCACAACGTTCACTCTGGCTCTCCCGCTCACCCTCATGCGCACGCGCGGTCTGCTGATGTATGTGAATAATCAAGTCTTTGCCTTACCCGTTGATAGTCTACGCCGCGTGGTGCAGGTTAATCGTACCCAACTTCATACCCTGGAAGGTCGTCCGGTTGTGCTTGTTGATGGACGGCCATTACAACTGATTTCCATGGCCCGGCTCATCGGTTTTTCATCAGAAACAGTGATCGATTTCCCTGGTCCCAAGCCGGCATTATTGATCGGGAGTAATGAACGACAAATTGCCTGTATTGTTGATTCTATCGGCGAAGAGATCGATCTCGTCGTTCACCGGCTGCCACCACCATTACAACGGGTTCGCTTTGTCAGTGGCGCGGCAATTCTCGCTGATGGCAGCGTAGCCCCGATCCTTGATGCGGTCGATCTGTTACGAGCAGCCCTGACGGTTGAGCATGCGGTGATGTTACCGACTGCCAATCCTACCCCTGCTCATTCGCCGACGATCCTCGTGGTTGATGACTCAATCACGACCCGTACATTGGAAAAGAACATCCTGGAAGCCGCCGGTTATCGGGTTGTGCTGGCAACTGATGGTCAGGAGGCACTGGAACGATTGCACAACTTGCAAAATCAGGGTGGATGTCAGCTTGTCCTGAGTGATATTGATATGCCACGTTTGAATGGCTTCGATCTGACTCGTCAGATTCGCACCGATCCTGCCTTCCGTCACTTGCCGGTGGTACTCGTTACCTCGCTCGATAGTCCAGCCGACCGCGAACGTGGCCTGGCTGCGGGTGCCGATGCCTATATCGTTAAACGTGCCTTTGATCAGCAAGCACTGCTGGAAACTATCGCACGGTTGCTATGA
- a CDS encoding chemotaxis protein CheW, which translates to MDLNELFADPATREVLRTRAKALAGLQQRANSVEGELTLHFLLGEETYSIPANTAREVLRFTPVASLPGVPPAILGLVNVRGRLLTCIDLRPLLGLPPSPPRETMHLLVISAGAVEAALLVDQVLDMHRHTGVLQPTPAMLAGNGVNWIRGMDEAMVIHLDPVALLHDPRLTTGDH; encoded by the coding sequence ATGGATCTCAACGAACTCTTCGCCGATCCCGCCACCCGCGAGGTCCTCCGTACCCGAGCCAAAGCCTTAGCCGGCCTGCAGCAGCGAGCCAACAGCGTTGAAGGTGAACTCACTCTTCACTTCCTGCTTGGTGAAGAAACCTACAGTATCCCGGCCAATACTGCCCGCGAAGTGCTCCGCTTCACCCCAGTTGCGTCACTCCCTGGGGTGCCACCGGCAATTCTCGGTCTTGTAAATGTGCGGGGTCGCTTGCTGACGTGCATTGATTTGCGCCCACTGCTCGGCCTTCCCCCCTCGCCTCCGCGTGAAACCATGCACCTGCTTGTTATCAGTGCAGGTGCGGTTGAAGCGGCCTTGTTAGTTGATCAGGTGCTCGACATGCATCGCCATACCGGTGTTCTGCAACCGACACCGGCGATGCTGGCCGGAAACGGTGTCAATTGGATACGCGGAATGGACGAGGCTATGGTGATCCACCTTGATCCGGTAGCACTCTTGCATGATCCACGCCTGACCACCGGCGATCATTAG
- a CDS encoding PAS domain S-box protein — MTHQSSSSPSLPPHQLEHFSRVLEFAGLILTESDAQGNITYINQATRRYFGYAPEECIGKSVLAFTHPDDRETLQQTMIELVNRQQRSAEIENRVIHRDGTVCTFLWSIVIHYDDNGNLTGFTSIGQDISTLHQLRDKLYEKREILYNVIDNLPLGIFWKDKESRFLGCNRRVLQDAGLSTFAEIIGKTDFELPWRDKAAAYQAHDQVVLTSGPRLNIEETLVRGDGSSIWLRTGKVPLIRNQQVAGVIGFYEDITEQQQKEQERRTLLLLVENAPDGIALLDPQLTITYANPAWLTMLGKHELVGQSWVDLVHPDDRPQIATIVQQAKIGSSPRTRLRYIHSDGSVITAYISLPVLRNRQGTITGYGLINHDITEELKSAERLRASEQRQRALLQAIPDLIFLMTPDGVFLDYHTNEIAFAVPPEQFLNRHFAEVLPPALAELTARNLEELKRTGSIQRYEYQMQIDGQIRDYEGRMTLSGNDVLVAIRDITDRRQSERERQTIAMQEQIIAAQQAILHELSTPLLPIADGIVAMPLIGAIDSSRAQLVMESLLSGVAEYRAAIAIIDITGVKVVDTQVAGALLRTAQAAGMLGAQVVITGIRPEIAQTMVYIGADLGNVVTKATLQEGIAFALNHRRVKQSTQNGNVRMMK, encoded by the coding sequence ATGACACATCAATCGAGTTCATCGCCGTCCCTTCCCCCTCACCAACTCGAACACTTCTCCAGGGTTCTTGAATTTGCCGGTCTGATCCTTACCGAGTCAGATGCGCAGGGGAATATCACCTATATCAACCAGGCTACCCGCCGCTACTTCGGCTACGCACCAGAGGAATGTATTGGGAAGTCGGTACTGGCCTTTACCCACCCCGATGATCGTGAAACCCTTCAGCAGACGATGATCGAACTCGTCAACCGCCAGCAACGCTCAGCAGAGATCGAAAATCGGGTGATTCATCGTGATGGTACCGTTTGTACATTCCTCTGGTCAATCGTCATCCACTACGACGACAATGGTAACCTGACCGGGTTCACATCCATTGGCCAGGATATTTCGACACTTCATCAATTGCGCGACAAATTGTACGAAAAACGCGAAATTCTCTACAACGTGATCGATAATCTTCCCCTGGGTATTTTCTGGAAAGACAAAGAGTCGCGCTTTCTGGGTTGTAATCGACGTGTCCTTCAGGATGCCGGTCTCAGTACCTTCGCTGAAATTATTGGCAAAACCGACTTTGAGTTGCCGTGGCGAGATAAGGCAGCCGCCTATCAGGCCCATGATCAGGTTGTGCTAACCTCTGGGCCGCGGCTGAATATCGAAGAGACCCTTGTGCGTGGTGATGGCAGTTCCATCTGGTTGCGAACCGGCAAAGTACCACTGATCCGCAATCAACAGGTGGCCGGTGTCATTGGCTTCTACGAAGATATTACCGAACAGCAACAGAAAGAACAAGAACGGCGAACATTGCTCTTGCTCGTAGAGAATGCCCCCGATGGCATTGCGCTGCTCGATCCGCAGTTGACAATCACCTACGCCAACCCGGCATGGTTGACGATGTTAGGCAAACACGAACTGGTTGGACAGTCGTGGGTCGATCTTGTGCATCCTGACGACCGTCCGCAGATTGCAACCATCGTTCAGCAGGCGAAGATCGGCAGCAGTCCGCGCACCAGGTTACGGTATATACACAGCGATGGTTCGGTGATTACCGCATATATATCATTGCCGGTATTACGTAATCGCCAGGGTACGATCACCGGTTATGGCCTTATCAACCACGATATTACTGAAGAATTAAAGTCAGCGGAGCGGCTCAGGGCCAGTGAACAGCGCCAGCGCGCCCTCTTGCAGGCCATTCCTGATCTCATCTTTCTCATGACGCCAGATGGCGTTTTTCTTGATTATCACACAAATGAAATTGCCTTTGCTGTTCCACCAGAGCAATTTCTCAACCGACATTTTGCTGAGGTGTTGCCTCCAGCACTGGCCGAGCTGACGGCACGTAACCTGGAAGAATTGAAGCGCACTGGCAGCATCCAGCGTTACGAGTACCAGATGCAGATAGATGGGCAGATACGCGACTATGAAGGACGTATGACGCTGAGTGGGAATGATGTGTTGGTCGCGATTCGTGACATTACAGATCGGCGCCAGTCTGAGCGTGAACGCCAGACCATTGCGATGCAAGAGCAGATCATTGCCGCACAGCAAGCAATCTTACACGAACTGAGCACGCCATTGTTGCCAATTGCCGATGGAATTGTGGCGATGCCGCTGATTGGGGCCATCGACTCAAGTCGTGCCCAGCTCGTGATGGAGTCCCTGCTCAGTGGCGTGGCTGAATATCGGGCGGCGATAGCGATTATCGACATCACTGGCGTCAAGGTGGTAGACACCCAGGTGGCGGGAGCGTTGCTGCGTACTGCCCAGGCGGCAGGGATGTTGGGCGCCCAGGTCGTGATTACCGGGATTCGACCGGAAATTGCGCAAACGATGGTGTATATCGGTGCTGATCTGGGTAATGTGGTGACGAAGGCAACACTGCAAGAGGGGATTGCCTTCGCGCTTAATCACCGGCGGGTCAAACAATCAACGCAGAATGGAAACGTCAGGATGATGAAATAG
- a CDS encoding CHASE3 domain-containing protein, whose protein sequence is MSFLNQISLRNKILLLVALLFVGIIIVSVVAYQSLLGANEREQEVRIAYSIIAHTRQLEASMHMMESGERGFLITGDPVFLEKYESGKQLYLAVYSEMQREIPRDSEFYTLLEEVDRELEKWKTQVPSL, encoded by the coding sequence ATGTCATTCCTCAATCAGATTAGCCTCCGCAACAAAATATTGCTGCTCGTGGCATTGCTCTTTGTTGGCATCATTATTGTCTCAGTGGTGGCTTATCAATCGCTGCTCGGCGCCAACGAGCGCGAGCAAGAGGTAAGAATTGCGTACAGCATTATTGCCCATACCCGCCAGCTTGAAGCCAGCATGCACATGATGGAGTCGGGTGAACGGGGTTTTCTGATCACCGGTGATCCGGTGTTTCTGGAGAAGTATGAAAGTGGCAAACAGCTCTATCTGGCTGTGTACAGCGAGATGCAACGGGAAATACCACGCGATTCGGAGTTTTATACATTACTTGAAGAAGTAGATCGCGAGCTTGAGAAATGGAAAACACAGGTTCCGAGCCTTTGA
- a CDS encoding methyl-accepting chemotaxis protein translates to MENTGSEPLINLRYAVNRNEAQLEQVIQGVASRAGYETFTRISQIMEQLVSSEEELLNQLSESSAQSLQSLQMVLIGGPGLTVVLGTLLTLVIAGNIDHRLKSVTQASLQMAGGRIHDHYDLPEGRDEVGRLATAFRQMAETIRRQLEEQQRANDELRAANATRVAKEYLERMVREYSAFAEEIARGNLTVRLQVSNNNDDLSLLGQQLNAMVEGLRTIAAQVQRANTDISSTAAEILAATTQQASSAAEQSAALTQTATTIDEVKAISVQTAKQATQVANDSQNALDIARQGAQAVEDTINGMNQIRSRVETIAQTILGLAEQTQAIGVIMTTVSELADQSNLLALNAAIEAARAGEQGKSFAVVAQHVRELAERSKAAAQQVRDILAEIQKATNAAVMVTEEGAKGVEQGVTLAAQAGQIIHRIAREVENGAQANIQMAAAAQQQMVGMEQIGQAMANIQQATAQALASTRQAERAAQDLHALAQKLQQTVAIYRL, encoded by the coding sequence ATGGAAAACACAGGTTCCGAGCCTTTGATCAACCTGCGCTACGCTGTGAACCGGAATGAAGCGCAACTTGAGCAGGTTATTCAGGGTGTGGCCAGTCGTGCCGGGTACGAAACGTTCACCCGCATCAGTCAGATAATGGAGCAATTGGTGAGTTCTGAGGAAGAGCTGCTCAATCAACTCTCGGAATCCTCAGCCCAAAGTCTGCAAAGTCTCCAGATGGTTTTAATTGGTGGGCCAGGACTCACTGTTGTACTCGGCACACTGCTCACTTTAGTGATTGCCGGCAATATTGATCATCGCCTCAAGAGCGTTACGCAGGCATCCCTGCAAATGGCCGGTGGGCGAATTCATGATCATTATGACCTTCCTGAAGGACGTGATGAAGTTGGGCGGCTGGCCACAGCGTTCCGGCAGATGGCCGAGACCATTCGTCGCCAACTGGAAGAGCAACAACGGGCAAATGATGAACTTCGGGCAGCGAATGCAACCAGGGTGGCGAAGGAATATCTCGAACGCATGGTGCGAGAATACAGCGCCTTTGCTGAAGAAATTGCCCGTGGCAATCTCACGGTGCGACTGCAAGTCTCTAACAATAACGATGATCTGTCGCTGCTCGGTCAACAACTGAACGCGATGGTTGAGGGTTTGCGGACGATTGCCGCTCAGGTCCAGCGTGCCAATACCGATATTTCGAGTACTGCCGCCGAAATTCTGGCTGCCACCACCCAGCAAGCCTCATCCGCAGCAGAGCAATCGGCTGCGCTCACGCAAACTGCAACCACTATCGATGAGGTGAAGGCGATTTCGGTGCAGACGGCAAAACAGGCGACGCAGGTTGCAAACGATAGCCAGAATGCACTCGATATTGCCCGCCAGGGTGCGCAGGCGGTTGAAGACACGATCAATGGCATGAACCAGATTCGCAGTCGCGTGGAAACGATTGCACAGACTATTCTCGGTCTGGCCGAGCAAACGCAGGCGATTGGCGTGATCATGACGACGGTGAGCGAACTGGCCGATCAAAGCAATCTGCTGGCCCTGAATGCGGCTATCGAAGCTGCCCGGGCCGGTGAGCAGGGTAAGAGTTTTGCCGTCGTAGCCCAACATGTGCGTGAACTGGCCGAACGCTCGAAGGCGGCTGCCCAGCAAGTGCGTGATATTTTGGCCGAAATCCAGAAAGCTACCAATGCGGCAGTAATGGTGACTGAAGAGGGAGCCAAGGGGGTTGAGCAGGGTGTCACCCTTGCCGCCCAGGCCGGTCAGATCATTCACCGGATTGCGCGCGAGGTTGAAAACGGTGCTCAGGCCAATATCCAAATGGCTGCCGCTGCCCAGCAACAGATGGTAGGTATGGAGCAGATTGGGCAGGCGATGGCGAATATCCAGCAGGCTACTGCACAGGCATTGGCTTCGACCCGCCAGGCCGAACGGGCAGCGCAGGACCTGCATGCCCTGGCCCAGAAGTTGCAGCAGACAGTAGCTATTTATCGGCTGTAG
- the cheB gene encoding chemotaxis protein CheB yields MSIKEPIRVLLVEDSPSQLQLLRSYLEATPDLVVVGTAINGRDAVQSTLRLHPHVVAMDIHLPVFDGYEATRQIMQQRPTPIVLFSSSTGDAEQRAMAALAAGALAVVRKPSGPVDPASAADRDHLIRTLRLMAGVKVVTRHPPRMTPKQIDQANKEYAILAIAASTGGPAALQTILRDLGSSFPLPIVIAQHVTSGFMRAFADWLASTIPLSVHVVEQETPILPGHVYLPCDDHHLEIVRQHVVTIKRSTPHDRYCPSADHLFSSVAHHYGSRAIGVILTGMGDDGAQGLLELARAGGTTFGQDEASCVVYGMPKMAKVRGAVHHELPLEQLGMAVSAVLGKGGRG; encoded by the coding sequence ATGAGTATCAAAGAACCAATTCGGGTTTTGTTAGTTGAAGATTCACCCAGTCAGTTACAACTTCTGCGCTCGTATCTTGAGGCAACACCTGATCTGGTGGTAGTAGGCACCGCTATCAATGGTCGGGATGCTGTCCAATCAACGCTGCGACTGCATCCACACGTGGTAGCAATGGACATCCATTTGCCGGTGTTCGATGGGTATGAAGCAACCCGGCAAATTATGCAACAACGCCCAACACCGATAGTGCTCTTCAGTTCGAGCACCGGCGATGCGGAACAACGCGCTATGGCTGCACTGGCAGCCGGCGCCCTGGCGGTCGTTCGTAAACCGTCTGGCCCTGTCGATCCGGCCAGTGCTGCTGATCGTGACCATTTGATCCGCACGTTACGTTTAATGGCTGGGGTCAAGGTGGTAACCCGCCATCCACCGCGTATGACGCCGAAGCAGATAGATCAGGCCAACAAGGAATATGCCATCCTGGCTATCGCGGCCTCAACCGGTGGTCCGGCAGCGCTGCAAACGATCCTCCGTGATTTGGGAAGCAGTTTCCCGCTGCCGATTGTGATTGCGCAACACGTGACATCAGGATTTATGCGAGCTTTTGCTGATTGGCTTGCCAGTACCATTCCATTGTCGGTTCATGTTGTCGAACAAGAGACGCCGATCCTTCCGGGCCATGTGTATCTGCCGTGCGATGATCACCACCTTGAGATTGTCCGGCAGCATGTGGTTACCATAAAGAGGTCTACGCCGCATGATCGCTATTGCCCGAGTGCTGACCATTTGTTTAGCAGCGTGGCGCATCATTACGGATCACGTGCTATTGGCGTGATTTTGACCGGGATGGGTGACGATGGTGCCCAGGGGTTGCTGGAACTGGCGCGAGCCGGTGGGACAACGTTTGGTCAGGATGAGGCTTCGTGTGTTGTTTATGGGATGCCGAAGATGGCTAAAGTCCGCGGTGCTGTTCATCATGAATTACCACTGGAACAATTGGGGATGGCGGTTTCGGCAGTGCTGGGAAAGGGGGGAAGGGGATAG